TGGCTATTAAAAGGTGTAGGccaaacaagaagaagaagtgatatttttgttcttCAACTATTATGGGGTATGTAATATTTTCATTATATGTTAAACAAAGTTATACTCATCTATTATGAAATCTAAGCGTTCTATTTTTCttaatgtgtttgtaatttataTGTGCATGGACATGTTAAATTTGTAGCGGTAAAAAAAAATTTAGACCATGGACCACCCTAGCGAGAAACCCTAGCTCCGCCACTGGGCGGACCCGCTACCGCTAGTGACACTCCGGatgcttttggttcagccgtgATTTGTGAAAAAGCTGCCGTCAGATGTCTGCTGTGAAAAAACTGCTGTGAGATACCTGCTGTGAAAAAGTTAGAAGTCGTTTGGTTAAAACTGTCGTGAGTTGTCGACTGTGGAAAAGGTATATATTATCTTTATGCAATTTGACAGTATACAATATTTTTTTATGACCAAATTTATTTTTCCTTTaaatttttatttatatatatatatgaaaatatttggagttaacttttttatattcttttctatttttattttcctatatatgaaaatttttattttcttatatataaaaaGAATTGAAGGGTATATATGTGACCAATAGTAGGTATGTTATTCTCACAAATTCAGAAAATTGTAAAAGTAAAGTATAATCTGCTTTCAAATTTATACTGTAAAAAAACAGCGGTAGAAAACGGATTCAGTTTCTACTTTCTATTGAGAAGGCTGAACCAAACAGCCGTCCATCGGCACGTCGCTTGAGAGGCCCCCCAGCCCCCGGACGAGGGCGGCGGAATATTAAATGAGAGCGGGATATTTCCGATTCCAAGCTGGCTGGGAATCGCGGTCGTGTCGGATACACGCGCCGCACGCGATCACCACCGGCagctcgtcgtcgccgtcgccgtcgccgtcgctctGCGCATCGCGGTCGGGCGAGCCCTTTTGCATTATCACTCCAGCGCCGTGCGTCACCTCTGACGCACGCGTGCGCGACACGGCGGCACGTTCCGACGGGCAGTGCAGAGCGAGCCGGATCGAGCTTGCCCGGGGTCCTCGTCGGAGAAGACGGCCATTGGCATGGTATCGTGTCGCCGGGCGCCGACCGCCGGAGGGTCTCTCGGAGCTCGGACAGCGATCGTTCGCTGGCCGCCGCTGGGAAGCCGGTCGCTGGCTCGCCGGAGAAATCCTCCAGTAGTAGTAGGTGGTCGCTGTAGGGTGCGTCCACGGCTATGGCCATGGGGGGCCGCTACGAggatggcggcggggcgcgcgcgcatTCATTCCGAGTCTCTCTCTGTCTAGGAGCGGGGCACACCGGTGTTAATGATGATCGGCGCACAGTGTCACCACTCATCAGTAGGCCGTAGCTCGTTTGGTGCGTTGTCCAGCTCGGCCTGGCCGGAGTCCAAATTGCCCGGGGCACTTCCATGCCACCCGGGGAGAGCTGGCTGGCCGGGCGCTAGCTCCTCAATCTGctggcaagtggcaaccccAGCCCCCGCGGCCGCTGACGTTTCTCGTCGTCGCCAACGATGCCGATCGCGTCACCAACACCCATCCCCCCGGAAAAGTCCTGGACCTCGCTTTCTCGCGGAACACATCCCCGGACGGGGGGGTCCACCTCCGACCCTCTCTACACACACACTATATACAGCAGAGCCGGGGAGGACCGGAGCGGCCAGCAGCAGTGTCGCTCGCAGCTGAACCAGCCGCTCGGCCCGCAGGCTCGCGCGTGGTACGTGGCAGGAGGTACGCGTCGCGCGCTGTGCcatggaggaggagggggcgcgggcgccgctGCTGCAGCCGCGCGGCGAGGCGGCCGACACCAAGGCCGGGCGCgcgaggcgggcggcggcggagtggtGGGTGGAGTCGAAGAAGCTGTGGCGCATCGTGGCGCCGGCCATCTTCCAGCGGATCGCGCTATTCGGGATCAACGTCGTCACGCAGGCCTTCATCGGCCACCTCGGCGACCTCGAGCTCGCCGCCTTCTCCATCGCCGCCACCGTCGTCGCCGGCTTCAACTTCGGATTCCTGGTACGGTGCACCCACCCACACACACACTCATCATTGCCTGCCTGCTCATGCCGTTCTAATCTCACGCACCGCACGCATGCATGGCAGCATGCCGTTCCCCTCTGCTCTACGTTTGTTCCTGGAGGCAGGGGCAGGCAGGTCCCGTGAAGGAGCTTGCTCGTCGCTACCCTTCGCGTGACCTGCGTGCTGCCGCTAAGGCCTGGAAGGAACTAGCTTGTGCTTTGCGCTTGAGAGAGTAGGTACGTAGATCCCAAATCCGCCGAGCAATCTCCATCCAAGTACACAGGAGTGTTCTATCTGCGGCTCAGAAGTCAGAACCGAACGCCCTGATCGAAACCTTCATGCTTAGAAATCTGAAAATGCTCAATCGACTGGCCAGCTTCCGGTTCCGGATGCATTTGGTTTGGAAGTTTGCAGCAAATGACTACTCTGAATATTGCTCAAACTGTACTTCGCAATGTTTAGTCTACCTGCAAACAGGATTACGCCTCATAGAAAAATTCTATAATTGAGCTGACCCCAGGGACCATGTTGTAGCTGGTTAGGATTAATTAGGCCTCATGAATGAACAGCGATGCGATGCGATAGTTGAATTCGATTAGATTTATGGACTGGGATGTCCGGCCTGCTCGTTTATGATTACTTGATTAGAGCAAGCCGCTTTTGATTGGCTGCGGCTGTTGAAAAAAAATACAGGAACACCAACTTGATTATTAAGAGTAGGAGCTTCGCTGCGTGTCGCTGTCGCAGTATCACCCGCCAATCTCTGCTCTGTGTCTCCCGGTACCTTTCACCACTTGTTTCAGAAAGGTCTCGTCCATGGGCTCCTGCTGAGATCGGGTCGCCGGAACCCCATTTTATGTGGACAGTTTGATGTCGAAGGTAGACGACAGCAAGGAGATAGTAACCATTCCGGTTTTGTGAGCCTCTGCTGATCAGGAACTGAATCCAATCTAATACAGATCGCTCGTGAATGGCCAAATAAGAGCCAATCACCAGATGATCCACGCGTGCTGCCATCTCGACCGAGGTCAGGGTTGGGGACTCGTGCTCTAGTTAGATGCGCGCGTTTACGGGGTCAAATGCGTCGATGCGGGGCCGATCGATCGTTGTCGCCGGCAGAAGTTTTTGTTCGTACTCCATGTGCATGCATGGTGTCTTGTCTCCATGTGCCTTGGCCGCTGCCGACGCGGCGACGCCGTTGAGCTGTCTGCTAGTGGACACAGGGACAAATCTAGGGTCACCGGTCACCGCCTACGCGAGCAGCTCGGCTCGCAGACGCCATACAAGTGCAATGTGGTCGCCGGTCACCGTGGCGCCGTCTTCAATCATTCTGCCATTTTTCGTCATGGCTCACGACATGCGTAGGAGTTGTACGGCATCTGGCTACGTAGTCGACAAGTAAAAACATGCGTGAAAGGATCTCCAGACCCTGCTTAGATCACCtccaaattccaacttttacactctctctccatcacatcaattttaggacacatgcatggagcagtaaatgtatgtaaaaaaaataactaattacacagtttaattgtacatcacgagacgaatcttttgagcctaattagtccatgattagataaaatttgtcaaatacaaacgaaagtgctACAGTAGCACTGTTGCAAAAAACTTGAAATCTAAACAAGGCCCTAGTCTAGTAGTAGAGCATCCGGGTTTGAATCCTCGTGGAATAAATTTGCGATTTGTTTTTTAGAAAAATTCGCTCGCCCGCAAAGCCGGAATATTTTTTAGGCCGGGGAAGGTTGCTTCTTCTTGATAAAAACCGAGGGTGTTATTCGGTCTTAACCCCACGGGCCGGTGTATTTTTTTTAACAAGTAGAAAACATGTGCATGATGGCATGATCACGGTAATAATGGTTACACATTAATCTGACGGTGTAGCTGGGCATGGCGAGCGCGCTGGAGACGCTGTGCGGGCAGGCGTTCGGGGCCAAGAAGCACCACATGCTGGGCGTGTACCTGCAGCGCTCCTGGATCGTGCTGCTCATCTTCGCCGCCGCGCTGACGCCGACCTACATCTTCATGGAggacctgctgctgctgatcgGGCAGTCGCCGGAGCTGTCGCGCCTGGCGGGGCAGATGAGCGTGTGGCTGCTCCCGCAGCACTTCGCCATGGCGATGCTGCTCCCGCTCACGCGGTTCCTGCAGAGCCAGCTCAAGAACTGGGTCACCGCAGCCACCGCGGGCGCCGCGCTCGCCCTCCACGTCGCCGTCACCTACGTGCTCGTGCAGCACCTCCAGCTCGGGATCGTCggggccgtcgccgccgccgacatGTCGTGGTGGCTCGTCGTGCTGGGGCAGTTCATCTACGTCGTCGGCGGGGGGTGCCCGCTGTCGTGGAAGGGCTTCTCGATGGAGGCGTTCGCCGACTTCTGGGAGTTCATCAAGCTCTCCTCGGCCTCCGGAGTGATGCTCTGGTACTTCCCATCATTTGACAGCTGGGAACATTTTTTGTTGTTGTTTTTGTTCCACACTACTCATGCCATTAACATCATAATGATCAAATTTGCTAACTGGCAGCTTAGAGAACTGGTACTACAGATTGCTGGTGTTGCTGACAGGGTACCTGAAGAACGCTGAAATTGCTGTGGATGCACTTTCCATATGGTAAATGGTGCTGAGCACGCAGAACATGACTACGCCATGCCATTTAAATCCAAATCAGTTTTCTAAATCTAAGCTTAACGCGTATTGTTCTTGATCCAAATGCAGTCAGACGATCAACGGATGGGAGCTGATGATTCCGTTCGGCTTCTTAGCAGCAACAGGGTACGTACACGATCGGTGTATGACCAAGTGAAATTCTGCTGAAATTCCACTCATTTTCTTTCTCAGCACACTAACCGGCAGCGATTTTCCGCTGACGGCAGGGTGCGAGTGGCGAACGAGCTCGGCGCCGGGAGCGGCAAAGGCGCGCGCTTTGCCATCATCGTCTCTATCACGACGTCCGTGGTGATCGCCCTCTTCTTCTGGTGCCTGATCCTCTACTTCAACGACCAGATCGCGCTCCTCTTCACGTCCAGCGAGGTCGTGCTTGCCGCCGTGCACGACCTCTCCGTGCTGCTCGCTTTCACCATCCTCCTCAACAGCGTGCAGCCCGTCCTCTCAGGCAAGCTAAGCTGCCGACGAGCCTGACATGACATGACCTGACCTTTTCCACGCGCGACAAGCTGACACATGTAGGCCGTGCATCTTCACTGTTGCTGTTGCAGGGGTGGCCGTCGGTTCAGGATGGCAAGCGTTGGTCGCCTACGTGAACGTCGGGACCTACTACCTGATCGGAATCCCCTTGGGTATCTTGCTCGGTTGGCCGCTGCATTTCGGAGTCGGGGTAATGCTACAAGCACTGCATAGCTAGATGATTAATTAACAACAGCCTATGCATGGATCAGTAGCATCCATCGCGGCATCAACTTTTTGCACAGCACGGCAAAAATTTGGGCTGTTCTTGATAGTCTACGTGCTTTTGCAAAGTACACGGCAAAAGTTTGGGCTGTTCTTGATAGTCTACGACTGAATTTCAGGGAATCTGGTCGGGGATGATTGGCGGAACCGCCGTCCAAACAATGATCCTGGCCTACCTTACCATCAAGTGTGACTGGGATGAAGAGGTGGGCCTCTATGTTCTTTGCTTCCATAGTTTTTTCCCCTGGTCTTGGAAGTGCATTTCTACCATTTGTGTTCCTTGTAGATCAATTCGTTGCTTGTGTTGTTTCTTTGCAGGCGAGGATAGCCAGTATGAGAATGCAGAAATGGGCCGACTCAAAGTAAAGCTCCTCGATCAGTACCGGTGCAGTTTGTTACCCAGACATAGGGAACCCTGGAGCTCAGCAATCACCAAGATAACTCCCGGtaaaaaaaacaaacaaagaTAAGCAGCTCCCCTGAAAATAAGAGTTGAGTATAATGAGACAATTCTGAAGAAACAATGTTACTATGTTTGTACAGATACAGCTACGAGCTCCAGCGTTCATCAACTACATTTGGCGGCTGGCGACCAGTTTCTGAAAATAGTATATACGGCACCTCCCAAAGAGGACCTCACACATAATTATATTTGTGATCCTTTTGCAGATTTGTAACATGGATTATACTGCACCACTGTTACAGTGTGCAAATACTGTCTGCCATTATTGAGCGAATCTAGCACAGGTCATTCGCCATCTTTCTTTGTCCCTGCAATTCTGGCACAGCATGAATATTGTGGTGTGGTCCTCTTACTCAATGGATCAATGTCGGCGCTCATGTGTTTCTGAATTCTGATTATGCTCACTGTTTGAATGCCTGTGTTACAGGAGCTTGAATGCTAAACGCGAGATAATATAGTTAAGTACATGGACAGTTACAACCAATGGCGAAGCTAGGATCGAACTGGCCCTGGTGCACTCTCCATCGCAAGGAAGAAAACTAATTTAATTTACATGGTAAACTTCAGTCAACTACTAagaaattcttttttttttcaccgTGGTGCATGTGCACCAGGGATAGATAACGTAGCTTCGCCCCTGGTTACAACAGAACAAAACGTTTAGTGCCTATATGTTTGTAGGCAGACCAAACTAAGTCGGTTACTGGTGCTAGAAATGAAAATGTGCAAAGTGTTTTTTTAAAGAAATGGGAAAAGTATGTTTCGGTATTAATTAAGACACAGAATAGCAATTTTTTCGTGCAGAAAGTATATTAGGAAAACGGTATAGAATATGAAATAAGCTAGGCTAAATTAGATAATCAACGGTTTCAATTTATTTCATTAGCATTGGATTGTGATAGTACCGTATACTGTAGTCGATAAGCATTTATTTGTTTTAAATATGATAATATCATTTGAATATTTGAACATGTTAGAAAATTATATATAATGTAGCCTGGTGTTAGAAAAACATCAAACAACttttttacaaactatttaaattAAATCTTACCCAAATTGACCTAGAGAGACAGCATGCCTAACTTGATATATCCCCATGAAACACTACTACAAAAATACCCATCCCTGCCGCCTCACCCATTACGGTAAAATAAGAACAAACAGGGGTAAGACATGCGAGTTGGCTCATAATAAGAGCCCGTGACGGTAAGCGTCCCGCTCCCCAAGTGTTATCTACTGGCACAAAATAGTTTGATGAGTATATGTGCCAACTTGTGTTGCTAAGCCGATGGACAAGTACATACAAAGTTAGGAGCTGGGGCGGATAAAGTTTTATGCATTATTTGAAGGCAACAAGCAACATTTGGACCGTAAGCCGATGCTCTATCTATGAAACGTGTGGTTTTTGTTTGGTTCAGATGTAGAgaaaaattttaaacttcaacCGGTCATACATTTTCAACAGCTTTTTATTTAAAGGAACGGCAAGAGATTTTCCGTAATTTTTATTATAAGAAAGAAGGTTAAAAAAATACAAACGACTATAAATCCCTACGGAGCTGAAGCCGTTTAGAGCCGTAAATTTCAATGGCTGGGATTCATGTCTGAGGGTTTGCTCACCGTGCCTGCCACACGGTCAATAGCTGGGATTCAGAACACATGAAGTCAGAGGTTATTTCAAGGTCCAAAATGTTATTTATTTCTTCACAAAAAGTGTTATTTattttttgtaaaaaaaataagagGGCAAGTTTTTTAGACTTTTGTTGATTAAAGGGAGATCCGCCTAGGTCAATAGGTCATCCATGACGACTCCGTTTCATACTGTCCTCCTTTAAGTCGTTTTATTTTCCCCTAATTAAGATCCGAAGCAATCACTCTTCGTCAAAGCCTTAAACAAGCATGCTGATGATTTTGCCAATTAATATTTGGTTCTCATGCAGGCTGCAGATAGCCCCAAAGGGAGTGATTGTATGGCTTTTTCGCTCGCCGATGCACGCTACGCGCCGATGCCGTGCCCGTGCTCGTCTCCAACCCtttatatttttatttatatatatatagatatatagaTATAGAGACACACACACATACATCTAGCGGGAGTTCGGAACCAGTCGCAGTTCGCACACACGCGGACGCCACTGGCAACCAACCCGGCCGTGCGTGGGGAGCGTTCGTATCGTGGTGTGTGATGGAGGCGCCGCCGGCGGGGGCGCCGCTGCTGCAGCCGCGCGgcgacggggcggcggcggagtggtGGGCGGAGTCGAAGAGGCTGTGGCGCATCGTGGGGCCGGCCATCTTCCAGCGGATCGCGCTGTACGGGATCAACGTCGTCACGCAGGCCTTCATCGGCCACCTCGGCGACCTCGAGCTCGCCGCCTTCTCCATCGCCGCCACCGTCGTCGCCGGCTTCAACTTCGGGTTCCTGGTACGCCGGCGGCTGCTTCATTTAATTTTGCGCCAGCAGCGCGCTCAAAGAACTTTGCCATGCACACTCATTAGACATCGGAGTGTCTTAGCACAGTTCCAATACTCTTAAGTAGAATGATGTCCATGGCATTAGTTGCAGTGGTACTTAGAACTCTCAAATGATGTTGCCTTATACTAAACGAGCGAGAGAGGAAGGAAAGAGGAAGAAATCAAGTTTCATACAAGGAATCGTTAAGGAGACTACACGCAACTGAATAACACAAAAGGATCATTGGAGGGTAAGAGAGGGAAATAATTGATTAGGCTATTGATAGATGTGGCATATTATGGGAACAATAGTTTTTAGAGTGGTGTGTACATACATGCATGATATGATGTGGCATGGAATACTACTTGGCAGTGGTCTCTGGGTTAGGATTGATTATTGCCCCTAGATGATTCTATGCTTACCCATTCGCACCAAACCTCACACTCGGGCAAGTAGTCACGGTTAAAAAAGAATAGAAAATTAAACAAAGCAACCTGTTCTCAAATAGAATATCAATCAATTTGGTCGCTGACGCTCGGCCGCAGTTCGTCCTTTTCTCTTTGGCGCATGATGGCGGTGGTAGTTGGGTTTTATTTTCTGTTAACTTTTGGATGCATCAGCAATCGACATTTGAATCTATGGACAGGAATTCAGCGTACTCGGTCGGCGTTCATGATAAGGAAGAGCCGTTTTTATTAATTCTTTGACTGGCCCCATCGAAAGTTATAGGTAATAAATCAGCCCACGATTACTTTGTTTAAGTTTAGTTTTCCTACTAGCGTCAAGAGCTAATCTCTCTGTCGAGTGTCGACCAGTACCTTTCAGTGGAAGTCTCCTCTCTCCATTCTAAAATGTAAGGCATTTTAATTTATGCTAAGCTAAAATAGtctaagtttgatcaaattaatAGAGAAGAATATTAACATCTAAGATATCAAAAAAGTAAGTTATAAAAATATATCTTAAAATGTATCTATTTATTCTTATTTGGCATTCAAAATATTATTACTATTTTCTATAAAGTTGATCAAACTTAGAGAATAAACTAAAATATCTTATATTTTAGGACGGAGGAAGTAAGTTTTTTGAGATGTGCTGACGTGCATGGAACCTGGATCGTAAGAGATTGGATCTCTCGATCAATATTGGCCGCCTCCGGTGCTCTATTTTATGCGGATGATTGCTGCCTACGGTAGACAGCAAGCCATAAATTAAACAACTTTACGTGCTTCCGTTCAGAAAGGAAAACGAATCCAATCTCGGGATGGCGTACGGTGGTCGTGCCAAAATTAGTCAGACGGCGCGTGCGTCTCGTCGTTTTTCTAGGTGGGATTAGAAATGAAGTGCTGCTGTGTCGTGGCCCCGCGCGGTTGACTGCACGCGTGGCGCGTCTCGTGTCAGGGATCGATCGATCGCTGTCACGCCCATCAAAAGTTTTTGGTTGTTACTCACGTGCGTGTGTGTCGCTGTGTGCTGACGACGCTGTCTGATTGCTTGTCTCGTGGCGCCTTGGCTGCTACTACTAATACACCTGCAGAGTATGTCCGCAGCAGGCTAGCGGCAGCTAGCTGCACGTACAATGTGGTCGCCGTCTCACCATGTGCAACTGGTCTAGCTGCCATTTCGTCATGGCATACGACATGGATTCATAGTCCTTTCTGAAATTATGTTTGTCTAGATTGCTTCAGTGAAAGACGGAATGCGTATTTGCCActcatgatttttttttatgCCCAAGCAACCATCCACTTTTCTAATCCTTCGATTGGAATCCAACGGTATAGATTAAACATGTGTCTCCTAGTTCTCATGGTACACTCTCCACGTGATTTTCGAGAATATTTAGTTTCTGTCTGAAATAGTTTTTTCTTATTTGTACTGGAACATACAAGTCTAATATTTTTTTTGGCCAGATATGATATGGCAGATAGATAGCAATTTCAAAACCACATCTAATTTGAAATATGTAACATTTTTTTTTGTGATTTGAGGTATAATTTAGGAGACTAAGAAACTCAAATAAACTACTTAACAAACATATTCAATTTTGAAATATGGTACCTTTTTTTGTATAATTCTAGTGATTGACTTATACTACATGAATATCCTGTTATTTTTAGGAGACTTAGAAATTCGAATAAATTACTTGCCAAGCACAAATTATTTATTCTAATACATATATGTTTAATTTTTTAATATAAAGTCAACTCATTTTGAAATATAATTATATCAATTGAGTGCTTAACGAATAAAAGGATAAATGTTTTAGCATTTGCAAAGAGGTAGGAACTACCCTCCGATTATGACTATACCAAGATTCCATGTAAAATACAACAGTAAGCAAAGATTAAAAAAATAATGTCTTATCTTCAGTACATGTGTAACGCGGGCTGCATATCTAATACATTTCTGTAAAATTAATCTATATGAAAAAAGTCCAATTAAATGATGGGTAAAACTAAAAGAAAGTCTTGTTGATACGAGTCTTGAAACAATTACTCTTTTGATCAATAAGATTTGTGCTAGAGCATTTCTGTACACTGTTAGTAATGTCGCAAACTGTGCGCGATCGATCCCACTATAATGAACTTTCACTCAAATAGATCATAGCAGTAAAAATTCCTGGTCTTTGTGATTGATTCGGTGCAGCTTGGCATGGCGAGCGCACTGGAGACGCTGTGCGGGCAAGCGTTCGGCGCCAAGAAGTACCACATGCTGGGCGTGTACCTGCAGCGGTCCTGGATTGCGCTGCTCCTCTTCGCCGTGGCGCTGACGCCGACCTACATCCTCATGGAggacctgctgctgctgatcgGGCAGTCCCCCGAGCTGGCGCGCCTCGCCGGCAAGATAAGCGTCTGGCTGATCCCGCAGCACTTCGCCGTGGCGATGCTGGTCCCGCTCACCCGGTTCCTGCAGAGCCAGCTCAAGAACTGGGTGACCGCGGTCACCGCGGGCGTCACGCTTGCCGTCCACGCCGCCGCGACCTACCTGCTCGTGCGGCGCTTCCAGCTCGGGATCGTCGGGGCGGTCGTCGCCGCGGACCTGTCGTGGTGGCTCGTCGTGCTGGGCCAGTTCTTGTACGTCGTCGGCGGCGGGTGCCCGCTGTCGTGGAAGGGGTTCTCGACGGAGGCGTTCGCCGACTTCTGGGAGTTCGTCAAGCTCTCTTCGGCCTCCGGAGTGATGCTCTGGTACATCCGTTTGACAGGAACATTTGATTGTTTTATTCCGAATCCGTGCCATTAACGAATTGTTTATCTCTGCAGCTTGGAGAACTGGTACTACAGAGTGTTGATATTGCTAACAGGGTACCTGAAGAACGCTGAAATCGCTGTCGACGCGCTCTCCATATGGTAACTGGCACTTCAATTTTCCATTTCGGTCCAAATTAGTATCCATGTAATCTAACTGGAAAGATTGGTTTGGTTCTTCTTCCAACTGCATGGTGCATGCAGCCTGACGATTAACGGATGGGAGATGATGATCCCATTAGGCTTCCTGGCTGCAACAGGGTACGTGTCTGAAGTTCTGAACTCACACGTCTCAGCAGAGAAATCAGCTGATCAGTCGGCGCTAACCAGCAGCTTCCTGCAAATGGCAGCGTGCGGGTTGCGAACGAGCTCGGCGCCGGGAGTGGCAAGGGCGCGCGCTTCGCCATCGTCGTCTCAATCACGACCTCCGTGCTGATCGGCCTCTTCTTCTGGTGCGTGATCCTCTACTTCGGCGACCAGTTCGCGCTCCTCTTCACGTCCAGCGAGGTCGTGCTCGCCGCCGTGCACAGCCTGTCCGTGCTGCTCGCCTTCACCGTCCTCCTCAACAGCGTGCAGCCCGTTCTCTCAGGCAAGTCGCTGGTCGACCCTGAACTACCAGTTGGCATCGTTCTATGCGGCGCCATGGCCAAACATGAGTGACGCTAACCTGGGCTCTGCGTTGGAATTGTTGCTGCAGGGGTGGCTGTCGGTTCAGGATGGCAAGCGTTGGTAGCCTACGTGAACATCGGGAGCTACTACTTGGTCGGCGTGCCCCTCGGTGTCGTACTCGGTTGGCCGCTGCGTTTCGGAGTTGGGGTAATGCTCCAAATTTGCACGGCAGACTGGAGGCTGCACGATGAACTTGTGCAAGATTAGTCTTGGATCGAGCAAAGTTTCAACTGAGATTGACGATCTACGGCTAAAATTGCAGGGAATCTGGTCCGGGTTGATTGGCGGAACCGCCGTTCAGACGCTGGTACTGGCCTATCTCACTGCCAGATGCGATTGGGATGAAGAGGTATCTCATCTTCTTTCTCCTTATTATCGAAAGTtattaaaataatttattcCTTGGAGATTTGAAGTCGCTATTACAGTAATTGTTTTTGTTATCTGTTGCCTTTGCAGGCAAAGAAAGCCAGCACACGAATGCGAGTATGGGCCAGCTCAAAATGAAGCCGCGGTTTCTTGCCGCGCGGCGAACACTGGAGCTCAACAAAAGGATCATCAGTTGTGGACAAAAATGTGGAAGGATTGAAGGAACAATGGGTATGTTTGCGTATACTATACG
The Panicum hallii strain FIL2 chromosome 6, PHallii_v3.1, whole genome shotgun sequence genome window above contains:
- the LOC112896454 gene encoding protein DETOXIFICATION 27-like isoform X2 produces the protein MLGMASALETLCGQAFGAKKYHMLGVYLQRSWIALLLFAVALTPTYILMEDLLLLIGQSPELARLAGKISVWLIPQHFAVAMLVPLTRFLQSQLKNWVTAVTAGVTLAVHAAATYLLVRRFQLGIVGAVVAADLSWWLVVLGQFLYVVGGGCPLSWKGFSTEAFADFWEFVKLSSASGVMLCLENWYYRVLILLTGYLKNAEIAVDALSICLTINGWEMMIPLGFLAATGVRVANELGAGSGKGARFAIVVSITTSVLIGLFFWCVILYFGDQFALLFTSSEVVLAAVHSLSVLLAFTVLLNSVQPVLSGVAVGSGWQALVAYVNIGSYYLVGVPLGVVLGWPLRFGVGGIWSGLIGGTAVQTLVLAYLTARCDWDEEAKKASTRMRVWASSK
- the LOC112896453 gene encoding protein DETOXIFICATION 27-like; its protein translation is MEEEGARAPLLQPRGEAADTKAGRARRAAAEWWVESKKLWRIVAPAIFQRIALFGINVVTQAFIGHLGDLELAAFSIAATVVAGFNFGFLLGMASALETLCGQAFGAKKHHMLGVYLQRSWIVLLIFAAALTPTYIFMEDLLLLIGQSPELSRLAGQMSVWLLPQHFAMAMLLPLTRFLQSQLKNWVTAATAGAALALHVAVTYVLVQHLQLGIVGAVAAADMSWWLVVLGQFIYVVGGGCPLSWKGFSMEAFADFWEFIKLSSASGVMLCLENWYYRLLVLLTGYLKNAEIAVDALSICQTINGWELMIPFGFLAATGVRVANELGAGSGKGARFAIIVSITTSVVIALFFWCLILYFNDQIALLFTSSEVVLAAVHDLSVLLAFTILLNSVQPVLSGVAVGSGWQALVAYVNVGTYYLIGIPLGILLGWPLHFGVGGIWSGMIGGTAVQTMILAYLTIKCDWDEEARIASMRMQKWADSK
- the LOC112896454 gene encoding protein DETOXIFICATION 27-like isoform X3, encoding MASALETLCGQAFGAKKYHMLGVYLQRSWIALLLFAVALTPTYILMEDLLLLIGQSPELARLAGKISVWLIPQHFAVAMLVPLTRFLQSQLKNWVTAVTAGVTLAVHAAATYLLVRRFQLGIVGAVVAADLSWWLVVLGQFLYVVGGGCPLSWKGFSTEAFADFWEFVKLSSASGVMLCLENWYYRVLILLTGYLKNAEIAVDALSICLTINGWEMMIPLGFLAATGVRVANELGAGSGKGARFAIVVSITTSVLIGLFFWCVILYFGDQFALLFTSSEVVLAAVHSLSVLLAFTVLLNSVQPVLSGVAVGSGWQALVAYVNIGSYYLVGVPLGVVLGWPLRFGVGGIWSGLIGGTAVQTLVLAYLTARCDWDEEAKKASTRMRVWASSK
- the LOC112896454 gene encoding protein DETOXIFICATION 27-like isoform X1, which codes for MEAPPAGAPLLQPRGDGAAAEWWAESKRLWRIVGPAIFQRIALYGINVVTQAFIGHLGDLELAAFSIAATVVAGFNFGFLLGMASALETLCGQAFGAKKYHMLGVYLQRSWIALLLFAVALTPTYILMEDLLLLIGQSPELARLAGKISVWLIPQHFAVAMLVPLTRFLQSQLKNWVTAVTAGVTLAVHAAATYLLVRRFQLGIVGAVVAADLSWWLVVLGQFLYVVGGGCPLSWKGFSTEAFADFWEFVKLSSASGVMLCLENWYYRVLILLTGYLKNAEIAVDALSICLTINGWEMMIPLGFLAATGVRVANELGAGSGKGARFAIVVSITTSVLIGLFFWCVILYFGDQFALLFTSSEVVLAAVHSLSVLLAFTVLLNSVQPVLSGVAVGSGWQALVAYVNIGSYYLVGVPLGVVLGWPLRFGVGGIWSGLIGGTAVQTLVLAYLTARCDWDEEAKKASTRMRVWASSK